A genome region from Nocardia sp. NBC_01730 includes the following:
- a CDS encoding tetratricopeptide repeat protein, whose translation MIRLAIDTALVTGDIGCEQIRQMPTAADQRLTDLLWRSDRQPSAELLRELGVALGHRFLDGPVGDALAEELQQPGRHRLGIEVTDPAVADLPWETLVPPGRTMPLALDPAVDLYRTVRIGACSAAGVEGPLRILAAIGSPDASSLELLDYERELGRILDAVDPGHRSGVRVRILEWGSTAAIRAALAEEEFHILHVSCHAGPGALLLETGTGAEDRVDAARFLAEAFPPGRTVPLISLTGCSTARDGKSELPGLARSLLGHGAPAVLAMNGVVSDNYVIDLCAKLYERLAGQQESALLTVFSEVRRELERAPRPLPEWARPVLFLADPELRLTGRGNAAEHAVQPPEPAVIRDGAAHKPGDFIGRRSALRRLSRAEPRIVLHGIGGVGKTSLAAELAQRFRIAGGVVVAISGATTVDAILEQLRRELRFYCGKQEVAESDPLRQLVIVLAERSRDQRDRLAAIARSTVLIMLVLDDFEDNLDVEHQLSDPELAAFLLAWPERHRLVITSRHPFPLPGLDTYPLGPLSWQETRKLIWRLPGLDRLTPREQWQVWTQLGGHPRSLEYLDALLRDGVARFDEVTDRLRVALAGRGVRDGDLGEKLAETGALIAEDVLLPQLIAHLDTVPLARRLLLGASVYRLPVDRTGLAWQVASVSGDEQPPPAPDGLDDAIDKLLQLGLLAPSELGYLVHRWTAGTIARLAGREQLADRHRQAADYRGWRMGATSEQLDYIQQAIEARYHQLAAGSVEEAIRYTELACRELDVAGHWSWEERLRREVLAVAPPGSQQSAQLTADLGGLYMRRGEYEQAVAKYQEALTIFRRLGADGDIACALQQLGLIAESKGNRREAEGLFRESMSIKERIGDRWAMAITIHNLAGIAMDNGDDQLAEEQYLDALDISQELGDLEGIAASHHQIGILAFRAKDYVRAERCIQVALSNYNRLRDRINIGNGLVILARISLALFYYETAQVNLRAALEVFEDIGSNRHIAECYLQLGEIARDVGELDWAEICFARAQAIFSAVGEQVFLAMCSRGLGAVRTVLGRVADAVPCTVAAWFYESDHHVNQRNIEWLAIQRMELGAHAFSDVLLEFCDPARAAYVLEQTESFIELYNSYPSPTHLGSGYIKLGIASHGQRDYGTARMCFVRALPICEAAGYSEGVAKCHEDLGLVGLETRRLEEAETSYLAALEVYQRLDHDTNMAIVHHQLGRVCEDRKDYVEAERHFRASIAIKRRLGNLSGVSNSTFHLGRVTQSRGDLALAERYFRDCLAIDEGQEDWHGIAMDYAGLGSIRAEQGLAAEAISLTVEALSINQRIKSDNAIRNITVLREERAKLGDDEFTRILRHNLDQLWVSRVLELTTVLPSTRQDARIDRS comes from the coding sequence ACGCTCGTACCGCCAGGCCGCACTATGCCATTGGCCTTGGATCCTGCCGTCGATCTGTACCGGACGGTGCGGATCGGTGCGTGCTCCGCCGCTGGTGTCGAGGGGCCGCTGCGGATACTCGCGGCGATCGGCAGCCCGGATGCGAGCAGTCTGGAATTGTTGGACTACGAGCGGGAACTCGGCAGGATCCTGGACGCGGTGGATCCCGGCCACCGCAGCGGTGTGCGGGTGCGCATCCTGGAATGGGGCAGCACGGCGGCGATCAGGGCTGCGCTTGCCGAGGAAGAGTTCCACATCCTGCACGTTTCCTGCCATGCCGGTCCCGGAGCGCTACTGCTGGAGACCGGCACCGGCGCAGAAGACCGTGTGGACGCCGCACGGTTCCTGGCCGAGGCCTTCCCGCCTGGCCGCACCGTACCGCTGATCTCGCTGACCGGCTGCTCTACTGCGCGCGACGGGAAGTCCGAACTCCCCGGGTTGGCCAGAAGCTTGCTTGGGCACGGTGCGCCAGCCGTATTGGCGATGAACGGTGTGGTCAGCGACAACTACGTCATCGATCTCTGCGCCAAATTGTATGAAAGGCTCGCGGGTCAACAGGAATCAGCCCTGCTCACGGTGTTTTCCGAAGTCCGACGGGAGTTGGAGCGTGCGCCCCGCCCGCTGCCGGAGTGGGCGAGACCGGTTTTGTTCCTCGCCGATCCCGAGCTGCGGCTGACGGGTCGAGGCAATGCCGCAGAGCATGCCGTGCAACCACCGGAGCCAGCGGTCATCCGGGACGGCGCAGCACACAAACCTGGTGATTTCATCGGTCGCAGAAGCGCTTTGCGCCGGTTGTCCCGAGCGGAGCCGCGCATTGTGTTGCACGGCATCGGTGGGGTCGGCAAAACCAGCCTCGCTGCCGAGCTTGCGCAGCGCTTCCGGATCGCAGGTGGCGTGGTCGTGGCGATAAGTGGCGCCACCACGGTCGACGCGATTCTGGAACAGCTCCGCCGGGAGCTGAGGTTCTACTGTGGAAAACAGGAAGTCGCAGAGTCGGATCCGCTGCGACAGTTGGTCATCGTGCTGGCCGAGCGCAGCCGGGATCAGCGCGATCGTCTCGCGGCGATTGCCAGAAGCACTGTGCTGATCATGCTCGTGCTGGACGACTTCGAAGACAACCTGGACGTCGAGCATCAACTGAGCGACCCGGAGCTGGCGGCGTTTCTCCTGGCTTGGCCGGAGCGTCATCGGCTGGTCATCACCAGCAGACACCCGTTCCCATTACCCGGCCTCGACACCTATCCACTCGGCCCGCTGTCCTGGCAAGAGACGCGCAAGCTGATCTGGCGGCTGCCCGGCCTCGACCGGTTGACGCCGCGAGAGCAGTGGCAGGTGTGGACTCAGCTCGGCGGTCATCCGCGTTCGCTGGAATACCTCGACGCGCTGTTGCGCGACGGCGTCGCCCGATTCGATGAGGTGACTGACCGCCTGCGAGTGGCCCTGGCAGGCCGTGGTGTCCGAGACGGCGACTTGGGGGAGAAGCTCGCCGAAACCGGCGCGTTGATCGCCGAAGACGTGCTGCTGCCGCAGCTGATCGCCCACCTCGACACGGTGCCGCTTGCCAGGCGACTGCTGCTGGGTGCATCGGTGTACCGGCTCCCGGTGGACAGAACCGGCCTCGCCTGGCAGGTCGCCTCCGTGTCCGGTGATGAGCAGCCGCCACCAGCTCCGGACGGTCTGGACGATGCCATCGACAAACTGCTGCAACTCGGGTTGCTGGCGCCCTCCGAGCTCGGGTACCTGGTGCACCGATGGACGGCGGGGACCATAGCCCGGCTGGCCGGTCGAGAACAGTTGGCCGACAGGCACCGACAGGCAGCCGACTACCGGGGCTGGCGGATGGGTGCGACCTCCGAACAACTCGACTACATCCAGCAGGCGATCGAGGCGAGATACCACCAGCTGGCCGCAGGCAGTGTGGAAGAGGCGATCAGGTACACCGAGCTGGCCTGCCGAGAGTTGGACGTCGCCGGCCACTGGTCCTGGGAGGAGCGGCTGCGTCGTGAGGTACTGGCTGTGGCGCCACCGGGATCACAACAGTCGGCCCAGCTCACCGCGGATCTCGGTGGGCTGTACATGCGGAGGGGCGAGTACGAGCAGGCGGTCGCCAAGTACCAGGAGGCATTGACTATCTTCCGGAGGCTGGGCGCCGACGGCGATATTGCGTGTGCGCTGCAGCAGCTGGGCCTGATCGCCGAAAGTAAAGGCAACCGCAGGGAGGCGGAAGGGCTGTTCCGGGAATCGATGTCTATCAAGGAACGAATCGGTGACCGGTGGGCAATGGCCATCACTATCCATAATCTCGCTGGGATAGCAATGGACAACGGCGACGATCAGCTGGCCGAGGAACAATACCTCGACGCGCTGGATATATCGCAGGAACTGGGCGATCTGGAGGGAATCGCGGCAAGCCATCACCAGATCGGCATCCTGGCTTTCCGTGCCAAGGATTACGTCAGGGCGGAACGATGCATCCAGGTCGCCCTGTCGAACTACAATCGATTGCGCGACCGCATCAATATCGGAAACGGATTGGTCATTCTCGCCAGAATTTCGCTCGCCCTTTTCTACTACGAGACAGCTCAGGTCAACCTCCGGGCAGCCTTGGAGGTCTTCGAGGACATCGGCAGCAACCGTCACATCGCCGAGTGCTACCTACAGCTCGGCGAGATCGCGCGTGATGTTGGCGAGCTCGACTGGGCCGAGATCTGCTTCGCACGCGCACAAGCCATTTTCTCGGCCGTAGGTGAGCAGGTTTTCCTGGCCATGTGCAGCCGGGGATTGGGTGCCGTCCGCACGGTTCTGGGGCGGGTCGCCGATGCGGTGCCGTGCACGGTCGCGGCGTGGTTCTACGAAAGCGACCATCATGTGAACCAGCGAAATATCGAATGGCTCGCGATTCAACGTATGGAGCTCGGTGCTCATGCCTTCAGCGATGTGCTGCTGGAATTTTGCGATCCGGCGCGGGCGGCCTATGTACTGGAACAGACCGAGTCGTTCATCGAACTCTACAACTCATATCCGAGCCCCACGCACCTAGGTAGCGGATACATCAAGCTCGGAATAGCATCTCACGGGCAGCGGGACTACGGCACCGCCCGGATGTGCTTCGTGCGGGCGTTGCCGATCTGCGAGGCTGCGGGGTATTCGGAGGGCGTCGCCAAATGCCATGAGGACCTGGGGCTGGTGGGGCTGGAGACCCGGCGCCTGGAGGAGGCCGAGACAAGCTACCTGGCGGCACTCGAGGTCTATCAGCGGCTCGACCACGACACGAATATGGCCATTGTCCATCACCAGCTCGGACGGGTCTGCGAGGACCGGAAGGACTATGTGGAAGCGGAGCGGCATTTCCGCGCCTCGATAGCGATCAAGAGGCGGCTCGGCAATCTGTCGGGCGTCTCCAACAGCACCTTTCACCTCGGCAGGGTCACCCAGTCTCGCGGTGACCTTGCCCTCGCGGAACGGTACTTCCGCGACTGCCTCGCGATCGACGAGGGGCAGGAAGATTGGCATGGAATAGCGATGGACTACGCCGGACTCGGAAGCATACGCGCCGAGCAGGGCCTTGCCGCTGAGGCAATTTCCCTGACGGTCGAAGCATTGTCCATCAACCAGCGGATCAAGTCCGACAACGCGATTCGCAACATCACAGTGCTGCGAGAGGAACGCGCGAAACTCGGTGATGACGAGTTCACCAGGATCCTGCGTCACAACCTCGACCAGCTGTGGGTGTCCCGAGTCCTCGAGCTCACAACGGTCCTGCCGAGCACTCGACAGGATGCTCGCATCGATAGAAGTTGA